A single Anaerolineales bacterium DNA region contains:
- the hpt gene encoding hypoxanthine phosphoribosyltransferase produces MRDYHEFLAEILIPEESVQARVRELGAEISRDYAGRDLMLVCILRGGVVFLADLMRALSVPHTVDFMAISSYGAGARAATGQVRITLDLTTSVEGRNVLIVEDIIDSGHTLASVLELLGARRPESLQVCTLLDKAERRETEVPIAYCGFVIPNKFVFGYGLDLDEYYRNLPFVGVVQPEKFFAP; encoded by the coding sequence ATGCGTGACTACCACGAGTTCCTGGCCGAGATCCTGATTCCGGAAGAGAGCGTGCAGGCGCGCGTCCGAGAGCTGGGCGCCGAGATCAGCCGCGACTATGCCGGCAGAGATCTGATGCTGGTATGCATTCTGCGGGGCGGCGTAGTGTTCCTGGCGGATCTGATGCGGGCCTTGAGCGTGCCGCACACGGTGGACTTCATGGCGATCTCCTCCTACGGGGCAGGGGCCCGGGCCGCTACCGGTCAGGTCCGGATTACGCTTGACCTGACGACTTCCGTCGAAGGCAGGAATGTATTGATCGTGGAGGACATCATTGACAGCGGCCACACGCTGGCGTCCGTGCTGGAACTACTGGGCGCCCGCCGCCCGGAAAGCCTGCAGGTATGTACCCTGCTCGACAAGGCTGAGCGGCGCGAAACCGAAGTCCCGATCGCCTACTGCGGGTTCGTAATCCCCAACAAGTTCGTCTTTGGCTATGGGCTCGATCTGGACGAGTACTACCGGAACCTGCCGTTCGTCGGCGTCGTCCAACCCGAGAAGTTCTTCGCTCCCTGA